The following coding sequences lie in one Lolium perenne isolate Kyuss_39 chromosome 2, Kyuss_2.0, whole genome shotgun sequence genomic window:
- the LOC127331786 gene encoding F-box/FBD/LRR-repeat protein At3g26920 isoform X1, with product MASSSSPRPLEPVADLPSSCSPASHHPLKFITDVGLTVSHAESKVSPCQQADGSPSADVLEPEVTLPEDILWKIHALMPMQDAARAACLSHSFLHSWRCYPKLIFDMRALRKQTKDFINRVDHIMQNHSGVGVEIFKLQTRNDFSVHPSYLDRWLEVALTPGIKEFVLGLPIENEMKYNFPGSLLSRERAHSIQYFHLSSCLFHSVGKVGCLSSLRTVRLHDVGITEEELCLLLSNSFALEHLDLEYCYDIRCLKLSHLLSKLNRLDVYSCKLLQMIECSAPKVSILNYDGPTIPISLGGSLQVKKMQMTSTDVPNLLHYASTKLLSIAPNVETLFLYSLYEKVNTPMVLGKFLHLKYLEIKLFIPTRSPDYDFCSLVSFLDASPNLKMFVLRVKAPTIESGFIPGVKIGEDFSLAGCIRKHRHRKLKSVIINGFRPWKTMIELTRCILGYATSLKHLILDTTNGYHRRKFAKCFPLDKDTVNEARKAVVAIRTYIEGKVPPTVKFKVLEPCNCSKCWVPL from the exons ATGGCTTCTTCCTCATCCCCACGTCCACTTGAGCCTGTTGCTGACCTCCCATCGTCCTGCAGTCCTGCATCTCATCATCCTCTGAAGTTTATAACTG ATGTTGGATTAACTGTCTCTCATGCTGAAAGCAAGGTTTCACCTTGCCAACAGGCTGATGGTTCTCCGAGTGCTGATGTATTGGAGCCAGAGGTTACCCTTCCAGAG GATATCCTTTGGAAGATACATGCACTTATGCCAATGCAAGATGCTGCTCGTGCTGCCTGCTTGTCTCATAGTTTTCTTCACTCTTGGAGATGCTATCCCAAGCTCATATTTGATATGAGAGCACTTCGCAAACAAACAAAAGATTTTATCAACAGAGTTGACCACATCATGCAAAATCACTCTGGCGTTGGGGTGGAGATATTTAAATTGCAAACTCGCAATGATTTCAGTGTGCATCCAAGTTATCTTGATCGCTGGCTAGAAGTTGCACTTACGCCTGGGATCAAAGAATTTGTGCTAGGGCTCCCCATAGAAAACGAAATGAAGTACAACTTTCCTGGTTCACTTTTATCTCGCGAGCGGGCACACTCAATTCAGTATTTTCACCTCAGTAGCTGCTTGTTTCATTCTGTAGGAAAAGTTGGTTGCTTGAGTAGTTTGAGGACTGTTCGTCTGCATGATGTTGGTATTACTGAGGAGGAGTTGTGTCTTCTTCTGTCCAATTCCTTCGCATTAGAGCATCTGGACCTCGAGTACTGCTATGATATACGTTGCTTAAAGCTATCACATCTTTTGTCGAAGCTTAATAGACTGGACGTGTACAGTTgcaaattgttgcagatgatagaATGCAGTGCTCCAAAAGTCTCCATCCTCAATTATGATGGCCCCACAATACCTATCTCTCTCGGTGGTTCATTGCAAGTGAAGAAAATGCAGATGACAAGTACCGATGTGCCCAACCTGCTCCATTATGCTAGTACCAAGCTTTTATCCATTGCGCCAAATGTCGAAACTCTTTTTCTGTACTCACTTTATGAG aaagtcaatACACCAATGGTTTTGGGTAAATTCCTGCACCTCAAGTATTTGGAGATAAAGCTTTTCATACCAACTCGTTCTCCAGATTACGACTTCTGCTCTTTGGTTTCTTTTCTTGATGCTTCTCCCAACTTGAAGATGTTTGTTTTGCGTGTAA AGGCGCCTACCATAGAATCTGGTTTTATACCTGGAGTCAAAATTGGCGAAGACTTCTCATTGGCAGGTTGCATTCGGAAACACCGCCATCGCAAGCTCAAAAGTGTGATTATCAATGGCTTTCGCCCCTGGAAGACCATGATTGAACTTACTAGATGTATTCTTGGTTATGCGACTTCACTAAAGCACCTTATTCTGGACACCACCAATGGGTATCATAGGAGGAAGTTTGCCAAGTGTTTTCCTTTGGATAAGGATACAGTTAACGAAGCCCGAAAGGCTGTTGTGGCTATCAGGACATACATCGAGGGGAAAGTTCCCCCAACAGTAAAATTTAAGGTTCTTGAGCCCTGCAACTGCAGTAAGTGTTGGGTTCCGCTGTAA
- the LOC127331786 gene encoding F-box/FBD/LRR-repeat protein At3g26920 isoform X2 translates to MASSSSPRPLEPVADLPSSCSPASHHPLKFITDVGLTVSHAESKVSPCQQADGSPSADVLEPEVTLPEDILWKIHALMPMQDAARAACLSHSFLHSWRCYPKLIFDMRALRKQTKDFINRVDHIMQNHSGVGVEIFKLQTRNDFSVHPSYLDRWLEVALTPGIKEFVLGLPIENEMKYNFPGSLLSRERAHSIQYFHLSSCLFHSVGKVGCLSSLRTVRLHDVGITEEELCLLLSNSFALEHLDLEYCYDIRCLKLSHLLSKLNRLDVYSCKLLQMIECSAPKVSILNYDGPTIPISLGGSLQVKKMQMTSTDVPNLLHYASTKLLSIAPNVETLFLYSLYEKVNTPMVLGKFLHLKYLEIKLFIPTRSPDYDFCSLVSFLDASPNLKMFVLRIEAPTIESGFIPGVKIGEDFSLAGCIRKHRHRKLKSVIINGFRPWKTMIELTRCILGYATSLKHLILDTTNGYHRRKFAKCFPLDKDTVNEARKAVVAIRTYIEGKVPPTVKFKVLEPCNCSKCWVPL, encoded by the exons ATGGCTTCTTCCTCATCCCCACGTCCACTTGAGCCTGTTGCTGACCTCCCATCGTCCTGCAGTCCTGCATCTCATCATCCTCTGAAGTTTATAACTG ATGTTGGATTAACTGTCTCTCATGCTGAAAGCAAGGTTTCACCTTGCCAACAGGCTGATGGTTCTCCGAGTGCTGATGTATTGGAGCCAGAGGTTACCCTTCCAGAG GATATCCTTTGGAAGATACATGCACTTATGCCAATGCAAGATGCTGCTCGTGCTGCCTGCTTGTCTCATAGTTTTCTTCACTCTTGGAGATGCTATCCCAAGCTCATATTTGATATGAGAGCACTTCGCAAACAAACAAAAGATTTTATCAACAGAGTTGACCACATCATGCAAAATCACTCTGGCGTTGGGGTGGAGATATTTAAATTGCAAACTCGCAATGATTTCAGTGTGCATCCAAGTTATCTTGATCGCTGGCTAGAAGTTGCACTTACGCCTGGGATCAAAGAATTTGTGCTAGGGCTCCCCATAGAAAACGAAATGAAGTACAACTTTCCTGGTTCACTTTTATCTCGCGAGCGGGCACACTCAATTCAGTATTTTCACCTCAGTAGCTGCTTGTTTCATTCTGTAGGAAAAGTTGGTTGCTTGAGTAGTTTGAGGACTGTTCGTCTGCATGATGTTGGTATTACTGAGGAGGAGTTGTGTCTTCTTCTGTCCAATTCCTTCGCATTAGAGCATCTGGACCTCGAGTACTGCTATGATATACGTTGCTTAAAGCTATCACATCTTTTGTCGAAGCTTAATAGACTGGACGTGTACAGTTgcaaattgttgcagatgatagaATGCAGTGCTCCAAAAGTCTCCATCCTCAATTATGATGGCCCCACAATACCTATCTCTCTCGGTGGTTCATTGCAAGTGAAGAAAATGCAGATGACAAGTACCGATGTGCCCAACCTGCTCCATTATGCTAGTACCAAGCTTTTATCCATTGCGCCAAATGTCGAAACTCTTTTTCTGTACTCACTTTATGAG aaagtcaatACACCAATGGTTTTGGGTAAATTCCTGCACCTCAAGTATTTGGAGATAAAGCTTTTCATACCAACTCGTTCTCCAGATTACGACTTCTGCTCTTTGGTTTCTTTTCTTGATGCTTCTCCCAACTTGAAGATGTTTGTTTTGCGT ATAGAGGCGCCTACCATAGAATCTGGTTTTATACCTGGAGTCAAAATTGGCGAAGACTTCTCATTGGCAGGTTGCATTCGGAAACACCGCCATCGCAAGCTCAAAAGTGTGATTATCAATGGCTTTCGCCCCTGGAAGACCATGATTGAACTTACTAGATGTATTCTTGGTTATGCGACTTCACTAAAGCACCTTATTCTGGACACCACCAATGGGTATCATAGGAGGAAGTTTGCCAAGTGTTTTCCTTTGGATAAGGATACAGTTAACGAAGCCCGAAAGGCTGTTGTGGCTATCAGGACATACATCGAGGGGAAAGTTCCCCCAACAGTAAAATTTAAGGTTCTTGAGCCCTGCAACTGCAGTAAGTGTTGGGTTCCGCTGTAA